From Domibacillus sp. DTU_2020_1001157_1_SI_ALB_TIR_016, a single genomic window includes:
- a CDS encoding S1 RNA-binding domain-containing protein, with translation MALEAGTIVTLRVKNKQEYGWFLENEEEEAVLLHNSEITDGFDPNGPVEVFLYQDHSGRLASTMKRPLITLGEYGWVEVVGEEINKLGIFVDIGISKDALVSEDDLPYKFEVRPIEGDKLYCTLKLDKNDRLFAKPATEEKIWDIAKRANKTDMNKDFTGVVYRTGKAGTWIITDDMHRAFLHPTEREDEPRVGQEVKGRIIAVHDDGSVNVSLLGRRTERQKDDADNIYDYLMSRGGKMPYWDKSLPEEIEKRFGISKGAFKRALGKLMKEGRAYQESGWTYAGTKQKSE, from the coding sequence ATGGCTCTCGAAGCTGGAACAATCGTAACACTACGTGTAAAAAACAAACAAGAATATGGCTGGTTTCTTGAAAATGAAGAAGAAGAAGCAGTACTGCTTCATAATAGTGAAATAACGGACGGCTTTGACCCGAACGGGCCAGTGGAAGTGTTCCTATACCAGGATCACAGCGGACGGCTCGCTTCCACAATGAAGCGCCCGCTTATTACGCTAGGAGAATATGGATGGGTAGAAGTCGTTGGAGAAGAAATTAACAAGCTTGGCATATTTGTCGATATTGGTATTTCCAAGGATGCGCTCGTGTCAGAAGATGACCTGCCGTATAAATTTGAAGTGCGTCCGATTGAAGGCGATAAATTGTACTGTACATTGAAGCTGGATAAAAACGACCGGCTTTTTGCAAAGCCAGCTACAGAAGAAAAAATTTGGGATATCGCTAAGCGTGCCAATAAAACGGATATGAATAAAGATTTTACGGGCGTGGTTTACCGGACAGGAAAAGCAGGAACATGGATCATCACAGATGATATGCACCGCGCGTTTTTGCATCCAACCGAACGGGAGGACGAGCCGCGCGTCGGACAGGAAGTTAAAGGCCGGATTATTGCTGTACATGATGACGGCTCGGTAAATGTCTCGCTTCTTGGCAGGCGGACAGAGCGGCAAAAAGACGACGCAGACAATATATATGACTATTTAATGAGCCGTGGCGGCAAAATGCCATACTGGGATAAAAGCCTGCCGGAGGAAATCGAAAAACGGTTCGGCATCAGTAAAGGAGCGTTTAAACGGGCGCTCGGCAAGCTGATGAAAGAAGGCAGAGCCTATCAGGAAAGCGGCTGGACCTACGCCGGCACAAAACAAAAAAGCGAATAA
- the uraA gene encoding uracil permease: MRTYQVDERPPIPALIPLSLQHLFAMFGSTVLVPVLFGVNPATILLMNGIGTLLYIFLCKGQIPAYLGSSFAFLSPVFLVLEGGSYEQALGGFIVVGLIFMLVSGIIKVAGTGWIDVVFPPAAMGAIVAVIGLELVPTAAQMAGIISDGSADWSPDRNTIIVSMLTLLITVIGNVMFRGFLKIIPILVGIVAGYMIAAMFGMVDFTPVREAKMFALPQFYSPEFHWSSIAIIAPAALVVIAEHIGHLVVTQNIIDRDLMKKPGLGVSLFGNGISTVISGFVGSTPNTTYGENIGVLALSKVYSVWVIGGAAVMAILLSFFGKLAALISTIPGPVMGGISLLLFGIIAASGLRMLVDSRVDYSKTTNMILTTIVLVIGLSGATFTWGYLQLKGMALATVIAIILSLFFALIKKLNLSNDHD; the protein is encoded by the coding sequence TTGCGTACTTATCAAGTTGACGAGCGGCCGCCGATTCCGGCTCTGATTCCGCTTAGCTTGCAGCATTTATTCGCCATGTTTGGGTCAACGGTCCTTGTTCCGGTTTTGTTTGGTGTGAACCCAGCGACGATTTTATTAATGAATGGTATCGGTACATTATTGTACATTTTTCTTTGTAAAGGCCAGATTCCGGCTTACCTCGGATCCAGTTTTGCTTTTTTATCGCCTGTTTTTTTAGTACTTGAAGGCGGCAGTTACGAGCAGGCATTAGGCGGTTTTATTGTCGTCGGTCTTATTTTCATGCTCGTTTCAGGAATTATTAAAGTGGCCGGCACCGGCTGGATCGATGTGGTCTTTCCACCGGCAGCAATGGGCGCCATTGTAGCCGTAATCGGGCTTGAGCTTGTGCCGACAGCTGCACAGATGGCGGGCATTATCTCGGACGGTTCAGCGGATTGGTCACCAGACCGTAATACGATTATCGTTTCCATGCTGACGCTTCTTATCACAGTTATTGGCAACGTGATGTTCCGCGGCTTTTTAAAAATCATTCCGATTCTGGTTGGGATTGTTGCTGGGTATATGATCGCGGCAATGTTTGGAATGGTGGATTTTACACCGGTTCGCGAAGCTAAAATGTTCGCTCTCCCGCAATTTTATTCGCCGGAGTTTCATTGGTCGAGCATTGCCATTATTGCTCCTGCCGCGCTTGTTGTCATTGCGGAACACATCGGACACCTTGTTGTTACACAAAATATCATAGATCGTGATTTAATGAAAAAACCAGGTCTCGGTGTTTCTTTATTCGGAAACGGAATTTCAACGGTCATTTCTGGTTTTGTCGGCTCAACGCCAAACACCACATATGGTGAAAATATCGGTGTTTTAGCTCTGTCAAAAGTGTATTCGGTCTGGGTCATTGGCGGTGCGGCTGTTATGGCGATCCTGCTATCGTTTTTCGGCAAGCTCGCTGCGCTTATTTCAACGATTCCAGGTCCGGTTATGGGCGGCATCTCCCTGCTTCTATTCGGTATTATCGCAGCGAGCGGCCTGCGCATGCTTGTCGATTCACGGGTGGATTATTCTAAAACAACGAACATGATTTTAACAACGATCGTGCTTGTGATCGGTTTATCAGGCGCTACGTTCACATGGGGCTACCTGCAATTAAAAGGAATGGCACTGGCAACGGTTATCGCGATTATTTTAAGCTTGTTCTTTGCCTTGATTAAAAAATTAAATTTATCAAACGACCATGATTAA
- a CDS encoding trypsin-like peptidase domain-containing protein, whose translation MKCGTEMGSHARYCPGCGRKRRKSFSLIKFLGFLCLFSALGFGGFIYYLVQGNQESQKAAQPVKQPAQTQQAVVRETVAPPKEITAHEQTSMSDLIADTQQSVFTVFTDYGQGSGFLINDQGDVATNAHVVESTVYTIVKDINGEEHEGTVIGYSNETDVALIRVPDLAGHSPLKLETGQKAQVGDEVIALGSPLALENTATFGYITGVDRSFVIEPHSYDHIYQTSAAIAPGSSGGPLVSKSTGRVVAINSAKLTGEEAIGFSIPYKDVAGMLNGWSADPLSEDEVTSLFYTEDGALFFDEYWNEDAYFDGGEYSEDEMYDYYDVPDAWLEEEVPAQEPVEEDVIVEDYVEEVPEEEIPYLEPEPSEEEIVEEVPIEEELVEEDVVEDVPAAEEELLIEETEEEIPVEDFIDINGDGIMDELDDLNGDGKVNELDLEELPAAS comes from the coding sequence TGATCAAATTTCTCGGTTTTTTATGTCTTTTTTCTGCACTTGGATTTGGCGGCTTTATTTATTATCTGGTACAAGGGAACCAGGAATCGCAAAAAGCAGCACAGCCGGTGAAACAGCCGGCTCAAACGCAGCAGGCCGTAGTGCGTGAAACGGTGGCTCCCCCAAAAGAAATAACAGCCCATGAACAAACCTCGATGAGTGATCTGATCGCAGATACTCAGCAGAGTGTATTCACTGTTTTTACAGATTACGGCCAGGGGTCCGGTTTTCTAATCAATGATCAAGGTGATGTCGCCACAAACGCACACGTTGTGGAGAGCACGGTTTATACGATTGTTAAAGACATCAATGGAGAAGAACATGAAGGCACCGTGATCGGTTATTCCAATGAAACCGATGTGGCACTTATCCGTGTACCAGATTTGGCTGGACATTCCCCGCTTAAGCTTGAAACCGGCCAAAAAGCGCAGGTTGGAGATGAAGTGATTGCTCTTGGAAGTCCGCTGGCGCTGGAGAATACAGCGACTTTCGGCTACATTACCGGTGTGGACCGCAGCTTTGTGATTGAACCCCATTCCTATGATCACATTTATCAAACATCCGCTGCCATCGCTCCTGGAAGCAGCGGCGGTCCGCTTGTGTCCAAAAGCACCGGCCGTGTCGTTGCGATCAATTCAGCGAAACTAACCGGCGAAGAAGCAATTGGTTTCAGCATTCCATATAAAGATGTGGCAGGCATGCTGAATGGCTGGAGTGCCGACCCTCTTTCTGAAGATGAGGTTACAAGCTTGTTTTATACGGAAGACGGAGCCCTGTTTTTTGATGAATACTGGAACGAGGACGCCTATTTTGATGGCGGCGAATACAGTGAAGATGAGATGTATGATTATTATGATGTTCCGGATGCCTGGCTGGAGGAAGAAGTGCCAGCCCAGGAGCCGGTTGAAGAAGATGTCATTGTAGAAGACTATGTAGAAGAAGTACCGGAAGAAGAAATTCCTTATTTAGAGCCGGAGCCTTCGGAGGAAGAAATCGTCGAGGAAGTGCCAATAGAAGAAGAACTTGTAGAAGAAGATGTTGTAGAAGATGTGCCAGCTGCGGAGGAAGAACTGCTCATAGAAGAGACGGAAGAAGAAATTCCTGTTGAGGATTTCATCGATATAAATGGGGATGGCATCATGGATGAGCTGGACGATTTAAATGGAGACGGCAAGGTTAACGAGCTGGACTTGGAAGAACTCCCTGCTGCTTCATAA